The genomic interval TCTGTATCTTTATTTTTGTATGCACTTTGGCTAGGAGTAGGCTCACTCAAGCTATGATAAAAAGGCAAAATATATACTGCATTGTGTGGGTAGAGCAAAAGATAAGGTTTTTTATTTTCTTTTTCTTGTGAGTGAGTTATAAGATTATTGGGCAATGAATCTGCAAATGCACTGCTTAATCCCACAGATAAATATAGCATACACCATTTATTCATAATTATTTCCCTCCTCTAAATATGGATAGATTCTCTAAATCGTGTGATAAAGCGTGAATAATTTTATAGTAAAATACCCAAAAATTACATTAATTCTAAAAGGAGAGGCAATGTGCGGTATTGTAGGCTATATTGGTCGAGATGAAAAAAAAGAGATTCTTTTAAATGGCTTAAAGGAGCTAGAATATCGTGGTTACGATAGTGCAGGAATTGCGGTATTAAGCGAAAATGAATTGCAAACTTTTCGCTCTGTTGGAAAATTAAGCAATTTAGAATCTAAATGCAAAAATTTTAGCTCCACAGATTTTGGCGTGAGTATCGGGCATACGCGTTGGGCTACGCACGGCAAACCTACCGAAGCAAATGCCCACCCTCATATCGCCGCTTTTAGCAATGTTGTGCATAATGGCATTATTGAAAATTATCAAGAAATTAAACACGCTTTGGAACAAAAAGGACATACTTTTCTCTCGCAAACTGATACCGAAGTGATTGTGCATTTATTTGAGGAATATACACAAACTTTTACAGATTCTCTCCAAGCCTTTAAAGCGACTATTGCTGAGCTCAAAGGTGCTTTTGCCATTTTGCTTATTACCAAAAAAGCACCCGATTGTATCTTTTATGCCAAAAATGGCTCACCGCTTATCATTGGCAAAAGCGCGACAAAGCAAGATGAAATTTATTTTGCAAGCTCTGATGCGCCACTCATAGGACTTGTAGAGAGTGTAGTATATTTGCAAGATGGCGATATAGGCGTGATGAAACTTGGCGCATTTGACACGCTCAAAGGTGCAAAAAAACTAAATAGCACCAAAGGCTACGCACAAAAAGAAGGGTATCGCTACTTTATGGAGAAAGAAATCTATGAGCAACACAAAGTTCTCCTTGAAACTATGATGGGACGCGTGAGTGAGGGAGATATTATCCTCAATGAAATAGAATCTCACTTTTTTAATGATATACAAAGTATTAGCATTTGTGCGTGTGGGACAAGCTATCACGCGGGATTAAGCGCAAAATACCTCTTTGAACGTTTGGCAAAAATAAAAACAAATGTGCTCATTGCAAGCGAATTTCGCTATTCTCAACCTGTGATGAATAAAAATGAGCTTTTTATTGTCATCTCCCAAAGTGGTGAAACTGCCGATACACTTGAAGCCCTCAAGCTTGCAAAAAAAAATGGCTTAAAAAGCCTCGCTATTTGCAATGTAGATAATAGCTCTATTGTGCGTGAAGCCGATGTCTCGCTCCTCACTCGTGCAGGAATTGAAAAAGGCGTGGCAAGCACAAAAGCATTTGCAACGCAAATGATGTTGCTGTGGATTCTAAGCGTGTATATAGGCAAAATACGCGGACATATCGCACAAAAAGAGCTAGAAACTCATATCGCACAAATGGTAGCTTCGGCAAAAAAAACTTATATAGAATCCGATATGCACGAACACATTAAACGTCTATCAAAGCGATATTTACACGGACACGGATTTTTCTTTATCGGGCGAGATGTGTTTTATCCTCTCGCACTTGAGGGTGCGCTTAAGCTCAAAGAGATTAGCTATCTTCACGCTGAAGGCTACCCAAGCGGAGAAATGAAGCACGGACCTATTGCACTAGCAGATTCTGAGCTTTTTACCCTTGCTCTTATGCCTACACATTTACTTTTTGATAAAATTAAAAGCAATGTAGAAGAGCTAAGTGCGCGTGATGCAACTATTTGTGCAGTAAGTGCGCAACCCATTAAAGGCGTTGATGATATGATTCTTATCTCA from Helicobacter hepaticus ATCC 51449 carries:
- the glmS gene encoding glutamine--fructose-6-phosphate transaminase (isomerizing); protein product: MCGIVGYIGRDEKKEILLNGLKELEYRGYDSAGIAVLSENELQTFRSVGKLSNLESKCKNFSSTDFGVSIGHTRWATHGKPTEANAHPHIAAFSNVVHNGIIENYQEIKHALEQKGHTFLSQTDTEVIVHLFEEYTQTFTDSLQAFKATIAELKGAFAILLITKKAPDCIFYAKNGSPLIIGKSATKQDEIYFASSDAPLIGLVESVVYLQDGDIGVMKLGAFDTLKGAKKLNSTKGYAQKEGYRYFMEKEIYEQHKVLLETMMGRVSEGDIILNEIESHFFNDIQSISICACGTSYHAGLSAKYLFERLAKIKTNVLIASEFRYSQPVMNKNELFIVISQSGETADTLEALKLAKKNGLKSLAICNVDNSSIVREADVSLLTRAGIEKGVASTKAFATQMMLLWILSVYIGKIRGHIAQKELETHIAQMVASAKKTYIESDMHEHIKRLSKRYLHGHGFFFIGRDVFYPLALEGALKLKEISYLHAEGYPSGEMKHGPIALADSELFTLALMPTHLLFDKIKSNVEELSARDATICAVSAQPIKGVDDMILISPCQSYMEEFFAMMVVLQLFALEVAIRLGNDVDMPRNLAKSVTVE